One genomic window of Candidatus Pseudobacter hemicellulosilyticus includes the following:
- a CDS encoding ATP-binding protein, which produces MKDMNNWWIWAPGLLALLLVITWLYRNCRQQRKWQRQRIRELETEKQLAATEAVLKGEEQERGRLAQDLHDGLGGLLSGIKYSLDTMKGSVPLHSGNRLAIERSMDMLDSSIREMRRVAKHMMPETLVKFGLDTALRDCCNDIHQSGSLQVMYQSIGMEGVELEQGAAITIYRIVEELLGNILKHAGATQAIVQLSRSGHQLSITVEDDGRGFDTSILQSGQGMGWSIIRSRIGYLRGQLNVQSSPGKGSSVLIELTA; this is translated from the coding sequence ATGAAAGACATGAACAATTGGTGGATATGGGCGCCAGGCCTGCTGGCGCTGTTACTGGTGATCACCTGGTTATACCGCAATTGCCGGCAACAACGGAAATGGCAGCGCCAACGGATCCGGGAACTGGAGACCGAAAAACAACTGGCAGCAACCGAAGCCGTACTCAAAGGCGAAGAACAGGAACGCGGCCGCCTCGCCCAAGACCTGCATGATGGTCTCGGCGGCCTCCTGAGCGGCATCAAATACTCCCTCGATACCATGAAAGGCAGCGTCCCGCTCCATTCCGGGAACAGGCTGGCCATAGAACGCAGCATGGATATGCTGGACAGCTCCATCCGCGAAATGCGTCGCGTAGCCAAACACATGATGCCCGAGACCCTGGTCAAATTTGGACTGGACACCGCCCTGCGCGATTGCTGCAACGATATTCACCAGAGCGGCAGCCTCCAGGTAATGTACCAGTCCATCGGTATGGAAGGCGTGGAACTGGAACAGGGCGCCGCCATCACCATCTACCGGATTGTAGAAGAACTGCTGGGCAATATCCTGAAACATGCCGGCGCCACACAGGCCATTGTACAGCTAAGCCGCTCCGGCCACCAGCTCAGCATTACGGTGGAAGATGATGGTCGTGGTTTTGACACCAGCATCCTGCAATCAGGCCAGGGCATGGGCTGGTCTATTATCCGCAGCCGGATCGGCTACCTGCGGGGACAGCTGAATGTGCAATCGTCCCCCGGCAAAGGCAGCTCCGTCCTCATTGAGTTGACCGCTTAA
- a CDS encoding sigma factor: MTDQQRIKSEETIQQFAAGDKNTFALVFHQYYLDLCFFAKRIIDKPRIAENIVEDAFIALWNRHPQFTSLQAIKIFLYNTIRDACFRLIDQDQQNFKDQRLGSYVWQETSIFMEKEIIRPEIVREIHYNLVDNLPPACKRAIARD; encoded by the coding sequence ATGACAGACCAGCAACGAATCAAAAGTGAAGAAACGATCCAACAGTTTGCAGCCGGTGATAAAAATACTTTCGCGTTGGTCTTCCATCAGTACTACTTAGATCTTTGTTTTTTTGCCAAGCGCATCATTGATAAGCCGAGAATAGCGGAGAACATTGTAGAGGATGCTTTTATAGCTCTCTGGAACCGTCACCCGCAATTCACTTCATTACAGGCCATCAAAATATTCCTGTACAATACCATCAGGGATGCCTGTTTCCGGCTCATTGATCAGGATCAACAAAATTTCAAAGATCAGCGACTTGGTTCTTACGTATGGCAGGAAACTTCGATCTTCATGGAGAAGGAAATAATAAGACCAGAAATAGTGCGTGAGATACACTATAACCTGGTTGACAATCTTCCTCCGGCCTGCAAGAGAGCCATCGCAAGAGACTAA
- a CDS encoding SOS response-associated peptidase — MCYYNGVRVTRAEFIRLKQLEKAIAQLDLLNKPLLIGFEYAPAPVLKRVEGQEDVDLTEMEWGFIPPYLRNREAVNKFRHGYKEDTGRFHPPITTLNAVGEELLLPGKMYRDAALKRRCLVLSSGFYEWRHVFPIGKSGKPLKTPAKYPYHIVLPGKEFFFMAGIWQSWTDKDTGETVDTFAIVTTAANRLMEQVHNSKKRMPVILTEDLAWEWLFGNLSEERITAIATSQYPTEQMSAYPIAKDFRTAADPGAAFEYPELIALEN; from the coding sequence ATGTGTTATTACAATGGAGTGCGTGTGACCCGGGCCGAGTTCATCCGCCTGAAGCAACTGGAAAAGGCCATTGCCCAATTGGACCTGCTCAACAAACCTTTACTGATCGGGTTTGAATATGCGCCCGCTCCGGTATTGAAGCGGGTAGAGGGCCAGGAAGATGTTGACCTCACCGAAATGGAATGGGGCTTTATCCCTCCTTACCTGCGCAACCGCGAAGCTGTCAATAAATTCCGTCATGGCTATAAAGAGGATACCGGCCGATTCCATCCGCCCATCACTACCCTGAATGCCGTGGGGGAAGAGCTGCTGCTGCCGGGTAAAATGTATCGCGATGCGGCCCTGAAGCGCCGCTGCCTGGTATTGTCTTCCGGCTTTTACGAGTGGCGTCATGTATTTCCCATCGGCAAAAGCGGCAAGCCCCTGAAGACCCCCGCCAAATATCCCTATCATATTGTCCTGCCCGGTAAAGAGTTCTTCTTCATGGCCGGCATCTGGCAAAGCTGGACCGACAAAGACACCGGCGAAACAGTAGACACTTTTGCTATTGTCACCACCGCCGCCAACCGGCTGATGGAGCAGGTACATAATTCCAAAAAGCGCATGCCGGTGATCCTCACCGAAGACCTGGCCTGGGAATGGCTGTTCGGCAATCTCTCTGAAGAGCGTATCACTGCTATTGCTACCAGTCAGTATCCCACAGAACAGATGTCAGCGTATCCCATTGCCAAAGATTTCCGTACCGCTGCCGATCCCGGCGCAGCGTTTGAATACCCGGAACTGATAGCATTGGAAAATTAA
- a CDS encoding OmpA family protein translates to MKKIAILLICVTPIAVQAQLGGLMNKAKNKVINRANNKVDQAMEKGLDKAEEAAKKDKNKKAGVAEETAATAAPASEARVAPSGIVSYSKYDFVPGEKILLSEDFASDNIGETPLSWNTRGKGELVTLDKFPGKWLRMFPGTIYLTGNDQPFGENYTIEFDMVMQGTAPSGTRFLPPFHFGLFGSDEQKVLDNGVFAQAGRNAKNYAQVTLEASIDKGTRLNLMSDGRNNTYFRSEPQALPDFNTQLSEVVHVAIQVQKTRFRCWINQHKVFDAPRAVQLNVPLNNLFFEVDGYSSYNETNYGMYVNNLKVATGLPDSRHKLIEEGKFSTTGILFDNNSAVVRPESVAVLKEIADVLKEYKDIKVQIVGHTSSDGDDAANLELSQKRAAAVAEKLSAEFGIDATRMETAGKGESQPVGDNKTKEGKAQNRRVEFIKL, encoded by the coding sequence ATGAAAAAGATAGCCATTCTCCTTATCTGCGTAACACCCATAGCTGTTCAGGCGCAACTGGGTGGCCTTATGAATAAGGCGAAAAACAAAGTCATCAACCGCGCCAACAATAAAGTAGACCAGGCCATGGAAAAAGGCCTGGATAAAGCAGAAGAAGCTGCTAAAAAAGACAAAAACAAGAAAGCCGGCGTGGCCGAAGAGACAGCAGCAACAGCCGCCCCGGCGTCTGAAGCCAGGGTCGCTCCCTCCGGTATAGTCTCCTATTCCAAATACGATTTTGTGCCGGGCGAAAAGATCCTGCTCTCTGAAGATTTTGCTTCCGACAATATTGGCGAAACACCCCTCAGCTGGAATACCCGCGGCAAAGGCGAGCTGGTGACCCTGGACAAGTTCCCGGGCAAATGGCTGCGCATGTTCCCCGGTACTATTTACCTGACGGGAAACGACCAGCCCTTCGGTGAAAATTATACTATCGAGTTTGACATGGTGATGCAGGGCACAGCGCCCTCCGGCACCCGCTTCCTGCCTCCCTTTCATTTTGGGCTTTTCGGCAGCGATGAGCAGAAAGTGCTGGACAACGGTGTGTTCGCCCAGGCTGGCCGCAATGCCAAAAACTATGCACAGGTAACCCTGGAAGCCAGTATCGACAAGGGGACCCGGCTGAACCTGATGAGCGATGGCAGGAACAATACTTATTTCCGGAGTGAGCCGCAGGCCCTGCCGGATTTCAATACGCAGCTGTCCGAAGTAGTGCATGTGGCTATCCAGGTGCAGAAGACGCGCTTCCGTTGCTGGATCAACCAGCATAAAGTGTTTGATGCGCCGCGTGCCGTCCAGCTGAATGTTCCGCTCAATAACCTCTTCTTTGAAGTGGATGGGTACAGCAGCTATAATGAGACCAATTACGGTATGTATGTCAATAACCTGAAAGTGGCTACAGGCCTGCCTGATTCCCGCCATAAACTGATAGAGGAAGGGAAATTCTCTACCACCGGTATCCTGTTCGATAACAACAGCGCTGTTGTGCGTCCTGAATCCGTAGCCGTTCTGAAAGAGATTGCCGATGTGCTGAAAGAATATAAAGATATCAAAGTACAGATAGTAGGACATACCAGCAGCGATGGCGATGATGCTGCTAACCTGGAACTCTCCCAAAAACGTGCAGCGGCCGTGGCCGAAAAGCTCAGTGCTGAATTTGGCATCGATGCTACGCGGATGGAAACAGCAGGCAAGGGAGAATCCCAGCCTGTGGGTGATAACAAGACCAAAGAGGGCAAGGCCCAGAACCGTCGCGTGGAATTCATTAAGCTGTAA
- a CDS encoding PHP domain-containing protein, whose protein sequence is MYLNCKTYFSFQYGTFSTEELVKAGVETGATALALTNINNTCDAWDFVAQCKEQGIKPILGTEVRNGDKLLYILLAANNRGFAWINAFLSDHLCQHKPFPEQAGPHPFFTDSWDGYVIYPLGAKDPGQLLPNELIGLLPAELTKLLGLASSVRDKFVVRQPVTVQDKKYHNVHRLLRAINNNVLLSKLPAASVCTPAETFLPLTALFDNFRHHPYIITNTFRIMDSCSIELEFGSDKNKKFFTASKKDDVQLLKKLAYDGLNERYGHNPIALERMHKELQVIDQMGFTAYFLITWDFIRYAANRGFHHVGRGSGANSIVAYCLHITDVDPIELNLYFERFLNAERTSPPDFDIDFSWLERNEIIDYIFKRYGEQHVALVGCYTTFQYNATIRELGKVFGLPAAEIDQLGNRGGATDKYQQLVLQYGKLLTNFPNHLSIHAGGMLISEAPIHQYTATWMPPKGFATTQIDMYLAEDVGLYKYDVLSQRGLGHIKETIRLVKENRQQHIDITTVQQFKEDPAVQQQLRQVNTIGCFYIESPAMRQLLSKLRCPDYGTLVVASSIIRPGVASSGMMREYIQRYHQPEKVQYLHPIMEELLKETFGVMVFQEDVIKIAHFFGGLAMGEADVLRRAMSGKYRSHNRFTQMKEQFFSNCRSQGHPDELTAEVWRQMESFAGYSFCKAHSASFAVESFQDLYLKTYYPLEFMVGVINNFGGFYSTELYFLELRKAGASIHLPCVNNSEYLTCIRGTEVYVGLVHLKGLEKKAAEKLLRDRQLRGPFQHLQDCIERTGLPAEQLNILVSIGAFRFTGQPKKKLLWQANFLQQHNNTREYQHRLFREPPKSFQLPELVDHPLDDIYDEIELLGFPLRNPFELVDEDPALYVPAVNLSKYLGQSVSVLGYFIDYKVVPTKNQQVMSFGAFLDAQLNWVDTVHFPDSLQRWPLKGKGFYKLKGKVVEDFGICSVEVSSLAKVGYRERKYANL, encoded by the coding sequence ATGTACCTGAATTGCAAGACCTATTTCAGTTTTCAGTATGGCACCTTCAGCACGGAAGAGCTGGTAAAGGCGGGTGTGGAGACAGGCGCTACCGCACTGGCGCTCACCAATATCAACAATACCTGCGATGCATGGGATTTTGTGGCCCAATGTAAAGAGCAGGGGATCAAACCCATCCTGGGAACAGAGGTCCGCAATGGGGATAAGTTATTATACATCCTCCTGGCAGCCAATAACCGTGGCTTTGCCTGGATCAATGCTTTTTTATCGGACCATCTCTGCCAGCACAAGCCTTTCCCCGAACAGGCAGGGCCCCATCCCTTCTTTACCGACAGCTGGGACGGCTATGTCATTTACCCCCTGGGCGCCAAAGATCCCGGTCAGCTGCTGCCCAATGAGCTGATAGGCCTGCTGCCTGCGGAACTGACCAAACTGCTGGGGCTGGCCAGCAGCGTCCGGGATAAATTTGTTGTGCGTCAGCCGGTTACCGTCCAGGACAAAAAATATCATAATGTGCACCGCCTGCTGCGGGCCATCAACAACAATGTGCTGTTGTCCAAACTACCCGCAGCATCGGTCTGCACCCCCGCTGAGACCTTCCTTCCCCTGACCGCCCTCTTTGACAACTTCCGGCATCACCCCTATATTATTACCAATACTTTCCGCATCATGGACAGCTGTTCCATTGAGCTGGAATTCGGGAGCGACAAGAACAAGAAGTTTTTCACGGCCAGCAAAAAAGACGATGTACAGCTCCTGAAGAAACTGGCCTATGACGGCCTGAACGAGCGCTATGGCCATAACCCCATTGCCCTGGAGCGCATGCACAAGGAACTGCAGGTCATTGACCAGATGGGCTTCACCGCCTATTTCCTGATCACCTGGGACTTTATCCGCTATGCCGCCAACAGGGGCTTCCACCATGTGGGCAGGGGCAGCGGCGCCAATTCCATTGTAGCCTATTGCCTGCACATTACCGATGTGGATCCTATAGAGCTCAATCTTTATTTTGAACGCTTCCTCAATGCGGAACGCACATCGCCGCCGGACTTCGATATTGATTTCAGCTGGCTGGAACGCAATGAGATCATCGACTATATTTTCAAACGTTATGGTGAGCAGCATGTGGCGCTGGTGGGTTGTTATACTACTTTTCAATACAATGCCACCATCCGCGAACTGGGGAAAGTGTTCGGCCTGCCGGCAGCGGAGATAGACCAGTTGGGCAACAGGGGCGGGGCTACGGACAAATACCAGCAGCTGGTATTGCAGTATGGGAAGCTGCTCACCAATTTTCCCAATCACCTCAGCATCCATGCCGGCGGCATGCTGATCAGCGAGGCGCCCATTCATCAGTATACCGCCACCTGGATGCCGCCCAAAGGATTTGCCACCACACAGATAGATATGTACCTGGCAGAGGATGTGGGGCTGTATAAATACGATGTTTTGTCGCAACGCGGCCTGGGTCATATCAAAGAGACCATCCGCCTGGTGAAGGAGAACCGGCAGCAGCATATTGATATTACCACGGTGCAGCAGTTCAAGGAAGACCCGGCCGTACAGCAGCAGCTGCGCCAGGTGAACACCATCGGTTGCTTTTATATTGAAAGCCCTGCCATGCGGCAACTGCTCAGCAAGCTGCGCTGCCCGGACTATGGCACCCTGGTAGTGGCCAGTTCCATCATCCGGCCCGGCGTAGCCAGCAGCGGCATGATGCGGGAATATATCCAGCGCTACCACCAGCCGGAGAAAGTGCAGTACCTGCATCCTATTATGGAGGAGCTGCTGAAAGAAACTTTCGGGGTGATGGTATTCCAGGAAGATGTGATCAAGATTGCGCATTTCTTTGGCGGGCTGGCCATGGGCGAGGCGGATGTGCTGCGCAGGGCCATGTCGGGCAAATACCGCTCCCACAACCGCTTTACCCAGATGAAAGAACAGTTCTTCAGCAACTGCCGGTCGCAGGGGCATCCGGACGAACTGACCGCAGAGGTCTGGCGGCAGATGGAATCCTTTGCCGGTTATAGTTTCTGCAAAGCGCATTCGGCCAGCTTTGCCGTGGAGAGTTTCCAGGATCTCTACCTCAAGACCTACTATCCCCTGGAATTCATGGTGGGCGTGATCAATAATTTCGGGGGTTTCTATTCTACCGAATTGTATTTCCTGGAGCTGCGCAAAGCCGGCGCCAGCATCCACCTGCCCTGTGTCAATAACAGTGAATACCTTACCTGTATCCGGGGAACCGAGGTATACGTGGGACTGGTACACCTCAAAGGCCTGGAGAAAAAAGCGGCGGAAAAACTGCTCCGTGACCGGCAACTCCGCGGCCCCTTCCAGCACCTCCAGGACTGCATCGAACGCACGGGGCTGCCTGCGGAGCAGCTCAATATCCTGGTCAGCATCGGCGCTTTTCGTTTTACCGGCCAGCCCAAGAAAAAACTGCTCTGGCAGGCCAATTTCCTGCAACAGCACAACAATACCCGCGAGTACCAGCACCGCCTGTTCCGCGAGCCCCCTAAGTCCTTCCAGCTGCCAGAACTGGTTGACCATCCCCTGGATGATATCTATGATGAGATAGAGCTGCTGGGATTCCCCCTGCGCAATCCGTTTGAACTGGTGGATGAAGATCCGGCCCTGTATGTGCCGGCCGTCAACCTGTCTAAGTACCTGGGGCAGTCGGTATCGGTGCTGGGTTATTTTATAGACTATAAAGTAGTGCCTACCAAGAACCAACAGGTGATGTCTTTCGGCGCCTTCCTGGATGCACAGCTCAACTGGGTGGATACGGTCCATTTTCCTGATTCCTTGCAACGCTGGCCATTAAAAGGAAAAGGGTTCTACAAGCTCAAAGGAAAAGTAGTGGAGGATTTCGGGATCTGCAGCGTAGAGGTTTCCAGCCTGGCGAAAGTGGGGTATCGGGAAAGGAAGTATGCGAATTTGTAG
- a CDS encoding BON domain-containing protein gives MKKWIACLALSLFMAALLPACKSKPTDAELEKAASTALSAHTDKGPLPMVSVKEGVATLTGEVRDENAKTAFRTAVAGVKGITEVSDQTSVQPPAPDPVTITPDDPLIQSVNMVVKDYPTVKVEVKEGVITLTGEVTRPRLQPLMIALNGLKPKKIENKLTIK, from the coding sequence ATGAAGAAATGGATTGCATGCCTCGCGCTCTCCCTCTTTATGGCGGCCCTGTTGCCCGCCTGCAAAAGCAAACCTACAGATGCTGAACTGGAAAAAGCCGCTTCTACCGCCTTATCGGCCCATACCGATAAAGGCCCGCTGCCCATGGTCTCCGTGAAGGAGGGCGTGGCCACCCTCACCGGTGAAGTGCGGGATGAAAACGCCAAGACTGCTTTCCGCACAGCCGTGGCCGGTGTAAAAGGCATTACCGAAGTGAGCGACCAGACCTCGGTGCAGCCGCCGGCGCCTGACCCGGTGACCATTACCCCGGATGATCCGCTCATCCAATCGGTGAACATGGTAGTGAAAGATTATCCCACCGTCAAGGTTGAAGTAAAAGAAGGGGTCATCACCCTCACAGGAGAAGTAACCCGGCCCAGGCTGCAGCCGCTGATGATAGCGCTGAATGGCCTCAAACCGAAAAAGATCGAGAATAAACTGACCATTAAATAA
- a CDS encoding response regulator transcription factor: MFAPEYFLIAEDHSLVNRGYKSLLTEHFPNSRLKFVSSIRELEETLSQQGQEFTFALWDLELEGGDTAPLVASTLKKFPALYILVVTNGQEELFADWLYKAGVRGFMHKTSREDELLLAIRTILADNMYYSKSYRKHAGAGAPPSDPESNPFSSLSVREMEILKQLLAGKRLKDIADQMELTPSTVATYKQRMLKKLNLDNLVDVQKLGLGRGHPLL, from the coding sequence ATGTTCGCCCCAGAATACTTCTTAATAGCTGAAGACCACAGCCTGGTAAACAGAGGGTATAAAAGCCTGCTGACCGAGCATTTCCCTAATAGTCGCCTCAAATTTGTCAGCTCCATCCGGGAGTTGGAAGAGACCCTGAGCCAACAGGGGCAGGAATTTACTTTTGCTTTATGGGACCTGGAACTGGAAGGCGGCGATACTGCTCCCCTGGTAGCCAGCACCCTGAAAAAATTCCCTGCCCTCTATATCCTGGTGGTCACTAACGGGCAGGAGGAATTGTTTGCCGACTGGCTTTATAAAGCCGGTGTGCGTGGTTTTATGCACAAGACCAGCCGGGAAGATGAGCTGCTGCTGGCCATCCGGACCATCCTGGCAGATAATATGTATTATAGTAAATCGTACCGCAAGCATGCCGGCGCCGGCGCGCCGCCTTCGGACCCGGAGAGCAATCCCTTCAGTTCTCTTTCAGTCCGGGAAATGGAGATCCTGAAACAACTGCTGGCGGGGAAAAGATTAAAAGATATTGCGGATCAGATGGAATTAACGCCCAGTACGGTGGCCACCTACAAACAGCGGATGCTGAAAAAGCTGAACCTGGACAACCTGGTGGACGTACAGAAGCTGGGCCTGGGGCGCGGCCATCCTTTATTGTAA
- a CDS encoding ClbS/DfsB family four-helix bundle protein has product MVVALLPGNFGSGAIALVVPAIDCTIKAFIMAVPASKEELIAAINTNYSKLKKELADIPFERTTLKELEGHASGTLMSINNLLAYLVGWGELVLQWNRKKANNEPVDFPETGYKWNELGRLAQKFYADYQDDDFTVLSQKLDKTVMAILSLIAGKSNKELYEVCWYEKWTLGRMIQFNTASPYMNARGRIRKWKKEKQKL; this is encoded by the coding sequence TTGGTCGTAGCGCTATTGCCGGGTAACTTTGGCAGTGGCGCTATTGCTTTGGTAGTGCCGGCTATCGATTGCACAATTAAAGCGTTTATTATGGCCGTCCCCGCCAGTAAGGAAGAACTGATCGCCGCTATCAATACTAATTACAGCAAGCTTAAAAAAGAATTAGCCGACATCCCTTTTGAACGGACCACGCTCAAAGAACTGGAAGGCCATGCCAGCGGCACGTTAATGAGCATCAATAACCTGCTGGCCTACCTCGTTGGCTGGGGCGAATTAGTCCTGCAATGGAACCGGAAAAAAGCCAATAATGAGCCGGTGGATTTTCCGGAGACGGGCTACAAATGGAATGAGCTGGGCAGGCTGGCCCAGAAATTCTACGCAGATTACCAGGATGATGATTTTACTGTCTTATCTCAAAAGCTGGACAAAACAGTAATGGCTATATTATCCCTGATAGCCGGCAAATCCAACAAAGAATTATACGAAGTCTGCTGGTATGAAAAGTGGACCTTGGGTCGAATGATCCAGTTTAATACGGCTTCGCCTTATATGAATGCGAGGGGGAGAATACGGAAGTGGAAGAAGGAAAAACAGAAGCTGTAA
- a CDS encoding DinB family protein: protein MTNTQTITEATPAIITAKEWLEHWQGHRRLTRRTIEAFPEDKLFSFSIGGMRPFSELVWEIISIAEFGVDGIVSNEWQSLGGQEHNTGEAKPTTRKQLLAKWDAVTEKLNTWFPRIQPERYQEMILAFNAYEGTVTSTILYYIENEIHHRGQGYVYLRALGIEPPPFYER, encoded by the coding sequence ATGACAAACACCCAGACAATTACGGAGGCAACGCCCGCAATTATCACGGCCAAAGAATGGCTGGAACACTGGCAGGGCCATCGCCGGTTAACACGCCGGACTATTGAGGCCTTTCCGGAAGACAAGCTCTTCAGCTTTTCCATTGGCGGCATGCGTCCTTTCTCGGAACTGGTATGGGAGATCATCTCGATTGCTGAATTCGGGGTGGACGGTATTGTCAGCAATGAGTGGCAGTCGCTCGGTGGGCAAGAACACAATACCGGCGAGGCCAAACCCACTACCAGGAAGCAGTTACTGGCCAAATGGGATGCTGTAACAGAAAAGCTGAATACCTGGTTTCCCCGTATCCAGCCGGAACGTTACCAGGAAATGATCCTGGCCTTCAACGCTTATGAGGGTACTGTTACTTCCACCATTCTGTACTATATCGAAAATGAGATCCATCACCGTGGGCAGGGATATGTATACCTGCGTGCGCTGGGCATTGAGCCGCCTCCCTTTTATGAGCGCTAA
- the dinB gene encoding DNA polymerase IV, which translates to MLLSNERHIAHLDLDAFFVSVECLKDSRLKGKPLIVGGSSDRGVVAACSYEARHFGIHSAMPMKLAKRLCPHAIILQGDMESYSKYSRLVTDIVRNSVPLFEKSSIDEFYIDLSGMDKYFGCSRFTAELKKKVIRESGLPISYALASNKLISKVATNEVKPNGQLEIPFGEEKSFLAPLNVAKLPGVGKETAFLLMKMGVETVSILSEIPMDMLHNLMGKPGIDLWRKANGIDETPVIPYHEQKSISTEHTFQQDTINIDQLHAQLVRMTEQIAFQLREQNKLTGCITVKLRYSNFDTVTKQRTIAYSAADHVLLKTARELFDRLYERRMLVRLVGIRFTHLVPGNYQINLFEDTQEMISLYQSIDHIKHRFGEKMLVRAKGLG; encoded by the coding sequence ATGCTTTTATCAAACGAACGACATATCGCACATCTTGACCTCGATGCTTTTTTTGTATCGGTGGAATGCCTGAAGGATAGTCGCCTCAAAGGCAAGCCTCTGATTGTTGGCGGCAGCAGCGACCGCGGCGTAGTAGCGGCCTGCAGCTATGAGGCTCGTCATTTCGGTATCCATTCCGCTATGCCTATGAAACTGGCCAAAAGGCTCTGTCCCCACGCCATTATCCTGCAGGGCGATATGGAATCCTACAGCAAATATTCCCGTCTCGTCACAGATATTGTCCGCAACTCCGTCCCCCTCTTCGAAAAGTCCTCCATCGACGAATTCTATATAGACCTCAGCGGCATGGATAAATATTTCGGCTGCAGCCGCTTTACCGCCGAGCTGAAGAAAAAGGTAATACGCGAGAGCGGTCTGCCCATATCCTATGCCCTGGCCAGCAATAAGCTGATCAGCAAAGTGGCTACCAACGAAGTGAAACCCAATGGTCAGCTGGAAATACCTTTTGGCGAAGAGAAAAGTTTTCTGGCGCCGCTGAACGTGGCCAAACTGCCGGGCGTAGGCAAGGAAACCGCTTTCCTGCTGATGAAGATGGGCGTGGAGACGGTCAGCATCCTGAGTGAGATCCCCATGGACATGCTGCACAACCTCATGGGCAAACCCGGCATCGATCTCTGGCGCAAGGCCAACGGTATTGATGAAACACCGGTGATCCCTTACCACGAACAGAAATCCATTTCCACCGAGCACACTTTCCAGCAGGACACCATCAATATCGACCAGCTGCATGCCCAGCTGGTGCGTATGACGGAGCAGATCGCTTTCCAGCTGCGCGAGCAGAACAAACTGACCGGCTGTATCACCGTCAAGCTCCGCTATTCCAATTTTGATACCGTCACCAAGCAGCGCACCATTGCTTATTCCGCCGCTGATCATGTATTACTGAAGACAGCCCGTGAGCTCTTCGACCGGCTCTATGAACGCCGCATGCTGGTCCGGCTGGTAGGCATCCGCTTCACCCATTTGGTGCCGGGCAACTACCAGATCAATTTATTTGAGGATACGCAGGAGATGATCAGCCTGTACCAGTCAATAGATCATATCAAACATAGGTTTGGAGAGAAGATGCTGGTTCGGGCGAAGGGGTTGGGGTAA
- a CDS encoding SH3 domain-containing protein, with amino-acid sequence MALRDKYKELLDAAQASGATNLQEREQDNVLYVDADVPDGATKDKLWDIYNKLDPDFRAGDLVMNLTVTSMTPGSKAKVTTQKSNLNIRKGPGVDQPIVGKAAHHEVVSLVSQEGQWWLIRTDQGVEGYAAAQYLSPLA; translated from the coding sequence ATGGCATTACGCGATAAATACAAAGAACTGCTGGATGCCGCCCAGGCCAGCGGCGCCACCAACCTGCAGGAACGTGAGCAGGACAATGTATTGTATGTGGACGCCGATGTACCTGATGGCGCCACCAAAGACAAACTCTGGGATATCTATAATAAGCTGGATCCCGATTTCCGCGCGGGCGACCTGGTCATGAACTTAACAGTGACTTCCATGACGCCCGGCAGCAAGGCCAAAGTGACCACGCAGAAATCCAATCTCAATATCCGGAAAGGACCGGGTGTTGACCAGCCCATCGTTGGTAAAGCCGCTCACCATGAAGTGGTGAGCCTGGTGAGCCAGGAAGGGCAGTGGTGGCTGATCCGCACGGATCAGGGCGTGGAAGGGTATGCAGCCGCGCAATACCTGTCGCCACTGGCCTGA